A single Streptomyces sannanensis DNA region contains:
- a CDS encoding GNAT family N-acetyltransferase, whose protein sequence is MVRVREMTEADIEAVSAVRVRGWQFAYAGIVPQTYLDGMTIEDDARARRARFTDSHERVLNLVAVDGDEGVVGWAALGPYRGNSAEPDAGELYAIYLRPDVIGSGAGRTLIEAVHAEAVSRRFRTLLLWVLRDNARARRFYASAGYAPDGTVRGDRYEDVELPALRYRVSLGQDDPI, encoded by the coding sequence ATGGTGCGCGTTCGAGAGATGACAGAAGCCGACATCGAAGCCGTCTCCGCCGTACGGGTGAGGGGCTGGCAGTTCGCGTACGCGGGCATCGTCCCGCAGACGTATCTGGACGGCATGACCATCGAGGACGACGCCCGGGCGCGCAGGGCGCGGTTCACGGACTCGCACGAACGGGTACTGAACCTGGTGGCCGTCGACGGCGACGAAGGCGTCGTCGGCTGGGCCGCCCTGGGGCCCTACCGGGGCAATTCCGCGGAGCCGGATGCGGGCGAGCTGTACGCGATCTACCTCCGCCCGGATGTGATCGGCAGCGGCGCCGGTCGCACCCTGATCGAGGCCGTGCACGCGGAAGCCGTCAGCCGCCGGTTTCGCACGCTGCTGCTGTGGGTGCTGCGCGACAATGCGCGGGCCCGCCGCTTCTATGCGTCAGCGGGCTACGCGCCGGACGGCACCGTTCGAGGTGACCGGTACGAAGACGTGGAACTGCCCGCCCTGCGCTACCGGGTGAGCCTCGGTCAGGACGACCCGATCTGA
- a CDS encoding phosphoribosyltransferase, translating into MKYEDRAHAGQELADRLTAWVAEAGLTDIIVLALPRGGVPVAAAVARALGAPLDILVARKIGAPGQPEYGIGAMAGDDAPVFDQDALTALGLTEERLSVDVVRERTELRRREDLYRGGHPAADLRDRTVVLIDDGLATGITARAALRHLRRQHPARLVLAVPVGSRRAVDRLQSEADVVVCLYQPPYFHAVGQWYADFEQLSDRDVLRLLDEFSGGRHGR; encoded by the coding sequence ATGAAGTACGAGGATCGCGCGCACGCGGGCCAGGAACTCGCCGACAGGCTCACCGCATGGGTGGCCGAGGCCGGCCTCACCGACATCATCGTGCTCGCACTGCCCCGGGGCGGCGTCCCCGTCGCGGCAGCCGTCGCACGGGCCCTGGGCGCACCCCTCGACATCCTGGTCGCCCGCAAGATCGGCGCCCCGGGGCAACCGGAGTACGGAATCGGCGCGATGGCCGGCGACGACGCGCCCGTGTTCGACCAGGACGCCCTGACGGCGCTCGGTCTCACAGAGGAGCGGCTGTCGGTCGACGTGGTGCGAGAGCGCACCGAACTGCGGCGGCGCGAGGACCTCTACCGCGGCGGTCACCCGGCCGCGGACCTGCGCGACCGCACGGTCGTCCTGATCGACGACGGACTCGCCACGGGCATCACCGCCCGTGCCGCCCTGCGTCATCTGCGCCGGCAGCACCCGGCGCGGCTGGTCCTGGCTGTGCCGGTGGGCAGCCGCCGTGCCGTCGACAGGCTGCAGTCGGAGGCCGACGTCGTCGTCTGCCTGTACCAGCCGCCCTACTTCCATGCGGTGGGGCAGTGGTACGCGGACTTCGAGCAGCTCTCCGACCGGGACGTGCTCCGACTCCTCGACGAATTCAGTGGGGGACGACACGGGCGATGA
- a CDS encoding SpoIIE family protein phosphatase translates to MAGTDAFRADLGPAGYVEAGPSPPGGLLDTLCVAAVVFDADGRIVLWSPQAEELLGYTAEEALGRFAAHLLVAEEHVDLVLQLFARVMAGGESWTGVFPVRHKQGGTRLLEFRNMRLLDDRGHPYALGLATDQAAVRKVERDLALSVQLVEQSPIGLAVMDSDLRYVSVNAALERITGLPAEKYLGRRVRETLPFLDADGVEASMRHVLATGIPLLDHYTVGRIPKDPDTEHAWSVSLYRLEDVSGRILGVAASVVDVTDRDRSATEAERARHRLAVVADASVRIGTTLDLERTARELADIAVPELADVAAVDVLDSILEGRRSSSSATGEALFRALAVTAAYRTVAVEAADPPGELARYDADRLVTQCVSTGRPVMLPTFAEGDLSRIARDPGAAELLARAGVHSYLAVPLIARGEVLGALDLKRARNPLPFTEDDNLLASELAARAAVCIDNARLYQQQRNTALALQRSLLPQRPPHLVGLEVASRYQPAGSVSEIGGDWFDIIPLAEDRTALVVGDVMGSGINAAAAMGRLRTATQTLADLNLDPAHVLQHLDKITSELESYIATCLYALYDPRDSRCHISCAGHLPPALVRPGRTPTLLDLPTGAPLGVGSVPFRTTTIELGLGDELVLYTDGLVETRDQDIDTRLRVLLALLDVPHRTLEDTCERLLHNLRHPGDHDDVALLIARVVPH, encoded by the coding sequence ATGGCTGGCACGGATGCGTTCCGGGCCGATCTCGGCCCGGCCGGTTACGTGGAGGCGGGTCCGTCGCCACCGGGCGGGCTCTTGGACACGCTGTGTGTCGCCGCCGTCGTCTTCGACGCGGACGGGCGGATCGTGCTGTGGAGCCCGCAGGCCGAGGAACTGCTGGGATACACGGCCGAGGAGGCGCTCGGCCGGTTCGCGGCGCACCTGCTCGTGGCCGAGGAGCACGTCGATCTCGTGCTCCAGCTGTTCGCCCGGGTGATGGCCGGGGGCGAGAGCTGGACGGGGGTCTTCCCTGTCCGGCACAAGCAGGGGGGCACACGTCTGTTGGAGTTCCGCAACATGCGGCTGCTGGACGACCGCGGCCACCCCTACGCGCTGGGGCTCGCCACGGATCAGGCCGCGGTGCGGAAGGTCGAACGGGACCTGGCGCTGTCGGTGCAGCTGGTGGAGCAGTCCCCTATCGGGCTGGCGGTGATGGACTCCGATCTGCGGTACGTATCGGTCAACGCGGCACTGGAACGGATCACCGGCCTGCCCGCGGAGAAGTATCTGGGCAGACGTGTACGGGAAACGCTGCCCTTCCTGGACGCCGACGGCGTCGAGGCCTCGATGCGCCACGTCCTGGCGACCGGGATTCCGCTGCTGGACCACTACACCGTCGGACGGATACCGAAGGATCCGGACACCGAACACGCCTGGTCGGTGTCCCTCTACCGGCTCGAGGACGTCAGCGGCCGGATTCTGGGGGTGGCCGCCTCGGTGGTGGATGTCACCGACCGGGACCGCTCGGCCACCGAGGCGGAACGGGCCCGGCACCGGCTCGCCGTGGTCGCCGACGCCTCCGTGCGTATCGGCACCACGCTGGACCTGGAGCGGACCGCGCGTGAGCTGGCCGACATCGCCGTGCCCGAGCTGGCCGACGTGGCGGCGGTCGATGTCCTGGACTCCATCCTGGAGGGGCGCCGCTCCTCGTCCTCCGCCACTGGAGAGGCGCTGTTCCGCGCTCTCGCGGTCACCGCCGCCTATCGCACCGTGGCCGTGGAAGCCGCCGATCCACCCGGTGAACTGGCGCGCTATGACGCCGACCGGCTGGTCACCCAGTGCGTCAGCACCGGCCGGCCCGTCATGCTGCCCACCTTCGCCGAGGGCGATCTGTCCCGTATTGCCCGCGACCCCGGCGCCGCCGAGCTTCTGGCGCGGGCGGGGGTCCACTCGTACCTGGCGGTGCCGCTGATCGCCCGCGGCGAGGTACTGGGAGCGCTCGATCTGAAGCGGGCCCGCAATCCGCTGCCGTTCACCGAGGACGACAACCTGCTGGCCAGTGAGCTGGCTGCCCGAGCCGCGGTGTGCATCGACAACGCCCGCCTGTACCAGCAGCAGCGCAATACCGCGCTCGCGCTCCAGCGCAGCCTGCTGCCCCAGCGTCCGCCGCACCTGGTCGGTCTGGAAGTCGCCTCCCGCTACCAGCCCGCCGGCAGCGTGAGCGAGATCGGTGGCGACTGGTTCGACATCATCCCCCTCGCGGAGGACAGGACAGCCCTGGTCGTGGGCGACGTGATGGGCAGTGGCATCAACGCCGCCGCGGCCATGGGGCGGCTGCGCACCGCGACCCAGACCCTGGCCGACTTGAACCTCGACCCCGCTCATGTGCTGCAGCACCTCGACAAGATCACCAGTGAGCTGGAGTCATACATCGCGACCTGTCTCTACGCTCTGTACGACCCTCGCGACTCACGGTGCCACATCTCCTGCGCCGGCCATCTGCCGCCGGCACTGGTACGGCCCGGCCGTACGCCCACGCTGCTCGACCTGCCCACGGGCGCTCCGCTGGGCGTCGGCAGCGTCCCCTTCCGCACCACGACGATCGAGCTCGGCCTCGGGGACGAACTCGTCCTCTACACCGACGGCCTGGTCGAAACCCGCGACCAGGACATCGACACCCGGCTGCGGGTCTTGCTCGCACTCCTCGATGTGCCGCACCGCACTCTCGAGGACACCTGCGAGCGGCTTCTGCACAATCTGCGGCACCCCGGCGACCATGACGATGTCGCCCTGCTCATCGCCCGTGTCGTCCCCCACTGA
- a CDS encoding LysR family transcriptional regulator, translated as MFDSRQLKTFHEVVKTGSYSAAARSLGYTQPAVSQQMKALERDAGTPLFTRVGRGIRLTEAGEALTRHAGAILDSLSAARQQIDAIARLRAGRVRVCAFPSAAATVIPDAMARLAADHPGIRVDLLEGEPPESLGLLPRGEADITLAFSYPGLHVDVPEELAEIPLLEDRLTVLLPTGHPLARRRAVQLADLTHERWIVGCPRCRANFLHACAERGFTPDIAFSTDDNLVVQSLVAAGVGIAMMPALVLSFLCHSKVTGRVVEPLTLRKVSAYVLREHLRIPATALVLDSLRAVAANRAG; from the coding sequence GTGTTCGATTCCCGGCAGTTGAAGACCTTCCACGAAGTGGTCAAGACCGGGTCGTATTCCGCGGCGGCTCGCTCACTCGGATACACACAGCCGGCGGTCAGCCAGCAGATGAAGGCCCTCGAACGGGACGCCGGCACGCCACTCTTCACCAGGGTCGGGCGCGGAATCAGGCTCACCGAGGCCGGTGAGGCGCTGACCCGGCATGCCGGGGCGATCCTGGACAGCCTCTCGGCCGCGCGGCAGCAGATCGACGCGATAGCCAGGCTGCGCGCGGGACGGGTGCGGGTGTGCGCCTTCCCGAGTGCGGCCGCCACCGTCATTCCCGATGCGATGGCCCGGCTGGCGGCGGACCACCCGGGGATCAGAGTGGACCTGCTGGAGGGCGAACCCCCCGAGTCCCTGGGCCTGCTTCCCCGTGGTGAGGCCGACATCACGCTGGCGTTCAGCTACCCCGGTCTGCATGTCGACGTCCCGGAGGAACTGGCCGAGATCCCCCTGCTGGAGGACCGGCTGACGGTGCTGCTGCCCACTGGGCACCCGCTGGCCAGACGGCGGGCGGTGCAGCTGGCCGACCTGACGCACGAGCGGTGGATCGTCGGCTGCCCCCGGTGCCGGGCCAACTTCCTTCATGCCTGCGCGGAGCGGGGCTTCACCCCCGACATCGCGTTCAGCACCGATGACAACCTGGTGGTGCAGAGCCTGGTCGCGGCCGGCGTGGGCATCGCCATGATGCCGGCGCTGGTGCTGTCGTTCCTGTGCCACAGCAAGGTGACCGGCCGGGTCGTCGAGCCGCTCACCCTCCGCAAGGTCTCGGCCTACGTGTTGCGTGAGCATCTGCGCATACCCGCCACCGCCCTGGTGCTCGACTCGCTCAGGGCGGTGGCCGCGAACCGGGCAGGTTGA
- a CDS encoding chaplin, giving the protein MKLKKAAVVLIAAGGLIAFGSGVASAQDDPYAVGITGPSSGILTGNNVLVPIGLDLNACGNSINVIGLLNPAWGSTCSNG; this is encoded by the coding sequence ATGAAGCTGAAGAAGGCCGCTGTCGTGCTGATTGCCGCCGGGGGCCTCATTGCCTTCGGCAGTGGTGTCGCGTCCGCGCAGGACGATCCGTACGCGGTGGGCATCACGGGGCCGTCGTCGGGCATCCTCACGGGGAACAACGTCCTGGTGCCGATCGGCCTGGACCTGAATGCCTGCGGCAACAGTATTAACGTCATCGGGCTGCTGAACCCGGCGTGGGGCAGCACCTGCTCGAACGGCTGA
- a CDS encoding molybdopterin-dependent oxidoreductase, with amino-acid sequence MAGRIADFSTPGSLAEPGEGISPEELALAARNHALPLEALRDDLTPPGLHYVLTHYDIPAADEWRPAVHGRVRTPLTLDLPTLWSLPAAIHRVTMECAGNGRARLTP; translated from the coding sequence ATGGCCGGACGCATCGCTGATTTCAGCACTCCCGGGAGCCTCGCGGAACCCGGTGAGGGTATCAGCCCGGAAGAGCTCGCCCTGGCGGCCCGTAACCATGCCCTCCCGCTGGAGGCCCTGCGCGACGACCTCACCCCGCCCGGACTGCACTACGTCCTGACCCACTACGACATTCCCGCCGCCGACGAGTGGCGCCCGGCTGTGCACGGCCGGGTCCGCACCCCGCTGACACTCGACCTGCCCACGCTGTGGTCCCTCCCGGCCGCCATCCACCGCGTCACGATGGAATGCGCGGGCAACGGCCGAGCCCGGCTCACCCCCTGA
- a CDS encoding serine/threonine-protein kinase: MSRTTARPSPPLAPGTKPGPGYEVLAHLARTGWLDIYDAWSEERDCRCVVKVVRPDRHHEEQLRERLLREGHWLRTFTHPHLVRAYETFETPEPLVVLESLTGETVAHLIHRLPRRPAATDIAVLGVHLCSAIHYLHGQGLLHLDLKPSNVVVDCRHAKVLDLSVARAPGGAPPGIGTHCYLAPEQARGGRLTAAADVWGVGVTLYEVASGDVPFHSGDTMDEGEAMDGTGDPDGRDDWYPQLEEPAPPIGSRRRLPHGLAAAIDSCLRPDPAARPTVPELAAALDATLPLQRRQVSPSTDG; this comes from the coding sequence ACCGGCTGGCTCGACATCTACGACGCATGGAGCGAGGAGCGCGACTGCCGATGCGTGGTGAAGGTCGTACGCCCCGACCGCCACCACGAGGAGCAGTTGCGCGAACGGCTGTTGAGGGAGGGCCACTGGCTCCGGACCTTCACCCATCCGCACCTGGTCCGCGCGTACGAGACCTTCGAGACGCCCGAACCGCTCGTCGTCCTGGAATCCCTGACCGGCGAAACGGTGGCCCACCTCATTCACCGGTTGCCGCGCCGCCCGGCCGCCACAGACATAGCCGTCCTCGGCGTGCATCTCTGCTCGGCGATCCACTACCTGCACGGCCAAGGCCTGCTGCACCTGGACCTCAAGCCGTCCAACGTCGTGGTCGACTGCCGACACGCCAAAGTGCTCGACCTCAGCGTCGCCCGGGCGCCCGGCGGCGCCCCTCCGGGCATCGGCACCCACTGCTACCTGGCCCCGGAGCAGGCGCGCGGCGGTCGGCTGACGGCCGCCGCCGACGTGTGGGGCGTCGGCGTCACGCTGTACGAGGTAGCCTCCGGCGACGTGCCGTTCCACAGCGGCGACACCATGGACGAGGGCGAGGCCATGGACGGGACCGGCGACCCGGACGGCCGGGACGACTGGTATCCGCAGCTCGAGGAGCCTGCCCCGCCGATCGGGTCCCGTCGGCGCCTGCCGCACGGTCTCGCCGCAGCCATCGACAGCTGCCTCCGTCCTGATCCGGCCGCCCGGCCCACCGTTCCCGAACTCGCCGCAGCCCTCGATGCAACGCTGCCCCTGCAGCGGCGTCAGGTTTCGCCGTCCACGGATGGCTGA